The DNA sequence tCATTGTAACAAATTTACATTAAGTTATACTgaaaaatcataattacaaaaatatttcattaaacttagaaaagttattataatagtaattatataaaatgaaaacatatataatatttatattattaataaaatgaaaatgtatacTTGTTATAATCTCATTAATTGTTATAGTTAATAtgttacaataaattaaaataagatgaaaaataattaaatttagaccATAAAAGATTGATCGAATGAAATGTAATTAAcatgcaaaatatttttataatataataatataattctatgaatatataattttattatatgagAACTCAATTACTAAGGAGAAAACACTAAGAAAGTTGGGTGAATGGACTAACAATGCTGAGTATGGTTGATGAAATGGAGAAGAGATTTGTTTGAGTGGGAATTGCCTCAATTAGAggattttaaaaaagtgttaaatCAAACACAAATTTTAAGAGAAGGAGAGGACTTTGGGTATGGAAAAATGAGGAACACAAATTCACAATCAAATCTgtgtaattgaaattgaaaacttCAATTATCGGGGAAAATTCTGATATGTTCAACATGTTTTGGAGTATAAAGGTAGCTCCATCATCACAATATTTTGCGTGGAGGacaatattgaataaaatagcAACAAAGGAAAACTTGAGCAGAAGAGGGTTACAATGAGCAGAAACATCATGTGTCCTATGCGGGTTGGAGGAGGAAAATACAACCCATTTATTCTTAACGTGTACAATTGCAAACATGGTTTGGAACTTTTGTAATAAATGGGTGGGTATAAGTTCACTGCAACATAATCAACTAAATATgcatttttaacaattttctttaatgaccttaaataacaaagaaaataaaatatggaagGGCTTATAGATATCAATTATTTGGAATATTTGGAACCATAGAAATAAGTTTGTGTTTAAACAAGGGAAAGTGGATCCAGAGGAAATCTTTACTTTGGCACAATTAAATGCTTGGGCATGGATGAAATAAAAAGTCCCACATGTCCATTTCTCTTATAATGATTGGAATTTGTGCCCAATTGAGTGCATCAAATCAATAACGTAGAATCCTCCAATCAAAATATGATATGGAGGAAACATGTTTTATAATCCACTCAGACTATTCAATCTAGAGGTCTCTTTTGCTTTATGCAGAATATTTCACAGGGGAAGTCTTCAAAGATGCAATGGTTTACTGGACGCACAACATTTTGCTGTTTAATTTTGAGTAATATGTCAGGAAACAAAATGTTACACACATACCTATTTACTGATCAGGAAGCTCTCAAATAGTTCATGAACAAATTTGAATCTAGCACTGGACTAAAGGGAATGAATCCAATAATTGCCAATGGTTACCGACTTGAACAAGTACCTATGAGTGGATATTCTTAAGGAGgtactttttagtttttagttgcACTTTGAATATGTAAAATCCTCTATTTGTCTCTAATCTTTTTGCTATACACATCTATTAGGTTGTTTTAGTTTATCTAAGAACTTCAATATAAAATCATGATCTCTATAAGGGTTGAGGCACCCCTAAagtgtctatatatatatatatatatatatatatatatttgttgataaaaaaataattttattatgtaataacATAATTCTATTCTAAAATAAATGGTCAATccgtttttatttattttttgtctagTTAATTTGAGAAACGATATAAGAAATGAAAGAGTAGAGGAGGAAAACGTGTGAAAGAGATGAGAATCCTAAAAACGGAAGGAGAAAATGTATGAATCTATGTGCATCATTCATGAACTAGTTTTTCTCCTCACCATGAATTGGTCGGAGGAATAGAGGTAGCTAAAAGTTCAGTTCCATTTATGGCGGAACACAGAAAAGCCACAAAATCAAAAACTGAATTCCATGTGTTAAGGAAGTGTGATGAGGTATAAATACAACCCTACTTCTGCATGGTTTCTcattgcaatctcctcaaacaaataataataaagaataaacagGGAAGGGAAAAGCATATATCCCTCCCAATAATCCTTTCTCTCCGATTTGACCTATTAATTCATCTCCTTCGGAGGGAATCAACCAATAAAGAGGAACccagaaaaaggaaaaaaatgtccGGTAAAGTACTCGGTCCCGCAATTTCGCTCGTCCTTGTGGTGGGTGTTGTCATTGGCGTGGTTGCCGTAGTTCAGAGCCCGAAGCCAGACGCGAACAGCACAGGAGAACTGAAAACCACGACCAGAGCTGTGACAGCGTTGTGCCAAGACTCAGACGACCCAAAACTGTGCCACAATGTGCTTTCCTCTGCAAACAGCTCAGACCCTAAGGATTACATTGTCACCGTGGTGAAAACCTCGATGGACAGTGTCATAAAAGCCTTCAACATGAGCGACAAGCTCACGGTGGAGCACGGCAATACCAGCCAGGGAATGAAGATGGCCCTCGACGATTGCAAGGATTTGTTGCAAAGCGCGATGCACGAACTCGAAGCCTCAGGCGTGTTGATCAAAGAGAGCAACATCTCGGACGTTACCGACCGCAGTGCCGAACTCAAGAACTGGTTAGGTGCTGTGGTGGCCTACCAGCAATCTTGCCTCGACGGCTTCGACACCGACGGCGAGAAGAAGGTTCAGGAACAGTTGGAGGCCGGTAGCTTGGACAACGTTGGAAAGCTCACTGGATTGGCACTTGATGTCGTGTCAGGGATTGCAAAGGTTCTTCAATCCATGGACTTGAACTTGGCCTTGAAACCAGCCTCTCGTCGCCTTCTTGATGTTGATCAAGAAGGGTACCCCACTTGGCTCACCGCTGCTGATCGCAAGCTCATGGCTGGAGAACCAGTTATCCCCCATGCTACAGTGGCTCAGGATGGCAGCGGCCAATTCAACACCGTTCTTGATGCCATCAACTCCTACCCCAAGAATCACCAAGGAAGATTCATCATCTACGTCAAGGCTGGCGTCTATAACGAGTACATCCTTGTTGACAAGAAGAAGTTGAACCTTCTCATCTACGGCGATGGCCCCACCAAGACCATCATCACCGGACGCTTAAACTACGCCGAGGGTACCAAGACAATGAGAACCGCCACCTTCTGTAAGTCCactcaatgaaaaaaatatatatacatcatcTGTATCTATCTGTAGTTAATTAATGGTTTGAAAATGTGCAGCCACTGTTGCTGAGGATTTCATGGCAAAGTCCATTGCATTCGAGAACACCGCTGGAGCAGCCGGACATCAAGCAGTGGCTCTCCGTGTACAGGGTGATCGCTCAGTCTTCTTCGATTGCGCAATGCGCGGTTACCAAGACACTTTGTACGCACACGCCCACCGTCAGTTTTACCGCAACTGTGAAATCTCTGGAACAATCGACTTCATCTTCGGGTACGCCACCGCCTTGATCCAGAACTCGAAGATCCTGGTGAGGAAGCCCGACGCAAACCAACAGAACATAGTGGTGGCTGATGGAACACAACAGAAAAACATGCCCACTGGAGTTGTCCTCCAGAACTGCGAGATCACCGCCGACCCTACACTCTTCCCTGAGCGGATGGTAGTGAAGACATACCTTGCAAGGCCATGGAAGGCATTCTCCAGGGCAGTGTTCATTGAGAACGTGATCGGTGACTTGATCCAGCCAGAGGCCTACATTCCATGGAACCCTGCAACTGAGCCCAACACCCAAGACTGCTACTTCGCTGAATTTGGGAACACTGGACCTGGTTCCGTTGCTAACGCAAGGGCACCCTTCAGCAAAGGTCTCATCAGCAGGGAGGAGGCCGCACAATTCACCGCTGAGCCCTGGCTCCAAGCTAGCACCTGGTTGCCTGCCACCGGCATTCCTTATGACGCCAGCTTCACCAAAGCTTAAGTTAACGTAGCTCAGACACACGCCAACGTTAATTGcttcttttcattcttttttattctaattcttttcattctttttttattctaaccATTTCCTTTTAGCTTATGCCAATACACATCAAGATCGATTTGGTAGGCTAGATATTTTCTGTAGCTATGTAGCCAAAATTGATCCCTCAACTTGTTTGAGATGTGATTGTAATcgttaattataaattcaaattaattctttttgtcctcttcatttttatcatattattacATATACCGCATGATATAGTCCAgatactgatttttttttttatgtttgttatctgttgaatattaaaaatataatatattttttggtattattttttgttaaacatAATAGAGAAATATcaccaaaaaaaaatctaataaagaATTCAAATTGTATGTAGCCTcactattaattaatttactattaatattCACTACACATTTATTAATTCTTATGATAATTTCGTAAAGTTTAATAACATGTATGTAtgccttaaaaaaatatttatatttcttaaaaaatactattatttaaatttttatttttattattctgaAAAAAGAAAGTAATGGCATAGTTTCAACTTCTTACatgaattttctattttattataattttcattgtataaataattatttgttttttgtgataGTACTTTTGTATCATCTTATTCAAGagtataaataatcatttatagtcttattttaatattagataATTGTATTCTAAATTATTCGgaataaatcatatattaacTTTCCTTAATGTAGaaagcttaattatgaaaattatatgaaatattgatagttttataaatttatatctttTGACATTTCCTACAATTATACTTTCACATCCTTTAAAAAATCACTTACTTAACaaccttattttaatattataatattatatattaataagttaaaaatagcaaaagatggttaaaatattaatataattaattgtcaaatagttattttttttacaaacaagTGTCAaagtctttttttattttttaagatacaAGTTATTGTAATCTAACATATCAATAGTTgtagattaataaaaataactcagTATAAATGTAGTGATAAGTAATTGTAATCTAACATTTATGCATTTATTGCTTCccaatttatttcttaattatttctGGTTCGTGTTCCTGCCTCTGagtttagaaatattttatagaaTACTCAAGTTCTGTAACATCTCAATTTAGTAgcttaaatacaaataaaatagtgtttcacataatcttataaaaataggactataaaaatatgacatttatgtaaattaactaaaaatcaAAACTAGCTCTATGTATAGACTAACCACGTATACAACTCCCACTAAGACCTTTCACCAACTTTATTGGTCAAGGTAAATTCCTAGGCTAGGACCTCCTActcctctcaccacataccTCATTCATCTCtacttgagaatttgaatggttattagagcATCAGGATAGCTACCAAGACGATCCCTACTTCAATGCACACACTATTACCACCACTACTAATCCTCCTTGGATTAGCATCAACCAAATCTCGACTCAACCTCCTACAAACAATCTCATATCATATACCCATCATTCAAAGAAAAACTTACAAAACACCCAAATTAAAACAGTTAACACCCAATCAAGTACTAATCCACTCACTCAGCGAGCACGTCTCCTCACTAAGTGAAAATACATTTTCGATCAGCGACAAATTATTCGCCCAACACGTGTATCACTAGCGCTCCAAtggaaaatatttcaattaattcGTCCCATGAGTATTTTCTCGCTTAGCGAGTTAAAAGTTAGTGAACCTTGACTTGAAACTCGCCTAGTAGACCTGCATAATTTTACAGAATATGATTTCTGCATAATTTTGCAATCCCAAATCATTTCCAAACACCCCTAAGAACCTTCACAGATGCTTTGCACATACCAAACACGAGTTTATCAACActataaatgttaattaatcTCAAGTTTATCACAAAAATTCATATCAATTGATCTTAATTGCAATACCATACATCAACAATTCTATACAGACAGAATTTAAGCACATACCATAATTTCATATCTCTTATATCATACcataactcaaatacaatcgCAAATTCACAATACAATCATACAATATTtccaaattttataatacaacTCAAATCACGTAAATTTATGGGTTTAACCCCCAATTCAATAGGTAAACATCACACAACTCAATCATGCCAGCAAATCACAGTACGACAATGTAATGAGTAATTCAAACATGTATATAACTTACAATAGACGTCAAACGTCACACGCCTCTAACTCTAcaagatgctctatctacacatagaaacattaCAAGAAAGAccaggacataccgttatgatcactaaTAAGAAAAGActtattattgataattaaaatgacgcatgcaagcggaagagaCCTCACATgcaacataaaacataaatagaaacaataatatatgcattaaaaacatcatatttatcattaaattttccTTCATCTCaccacatttttatttatttctctttcttttcttctatatttttttcttgaattttttccTTCATCTCaccactttttttatttatttctctttttttcttttcttctatattttttgcttgaatttttttttttctataaactccttttctttaaattatttatctctGAAAACctttcttccatttctttttttatcaacttcttttctctaatttctttttctctcgactctttatctttaatttgtttctcttcactaattttcatttctttgttttttcttttcatccatCTCTCTTTCACCATAGTTTGAGCATAGATTTtccaatatttattaaaaaaaatttctttatctttatacctttgctctttcttttctttcctttttctctccTCATAATTCTCTTTCAATTTTCTCTCCATCTCTAAAACAAACTCATCAagaattaattttgataaacatGGAGTTGAGGGATATTTTTAACACCAATATTTGTCATAAGTATGaaaatacaaatgaaattaaaagtataaatataaaaaaaatatcacataagGAATATAGTGGGTTAATATTAATgttgataatattaaaaatactattataattattattattattattaatataataataatattattaaattatatgatttaaaatatattttttccaaatacATTTCGAATTGTTTAATTCAAAATGCAATAAAAGTATGCTCAATGACATATCTCCAATTAGAaatgtcaaaaaaaattcatacacGCGAATATTTGCAAATAAAACTTGCAATAGAtagaaatgaatatataaatagaaatctaCGGGTAACGGGTgagagtattttttttaaactcgcAAGTTAACGGGACAGGTACGAGTGTCATAGGACATGTATTCGTACCCgctatactataatttaaatttttaaaaaaattaaaaaatgattaaaatattaacacattagTTTTGAACAAGTTACTTTTTATCAATTCATCTTAAAAAAtcctgtcattcaacactatttaaatgggttatttagattttctttga is a window from the Vigna unguiculata cultivar IT97K-499-35 chromosome 7, ASM411807v1, whole genome shotgun sequence genome containing:
- the LOC114190933 gene encoding pectinesterase-like; this encodes MSGKVLGPAISLVLVVGVVIGVVAVVQSPKPDANSTGELKTTTRAVTALCQDSDDPKLCHNVLSSANSSDPKDYIVTVVKTSMDSVIKAFNMSDKLTVEHGNTSQGMKMALDDCKDLLQSAMHELEASGVLIKESNISDVTDRSAELKNWLGAVVAYQQSCLDGFDTDGEKKVQEQLEAGSLDNVGKLTGLALDVVSGIAKVLQSMDLNLALKPASRRLLDVDQEGYPTWLTAADRKLMAGEPVIPHATVAQDGSGQFNTVLDAINSYPKNHQGRFIIYVKAGVYNEYILVDKKKLNLLIYGDGPTKTIITGRLNYAEGTKTMRTATFSTVAEDFMAKSIAFENTAGAAGHQAVALRVQGDRSVFFDCAMRGYQDTLYAHAHRQFYRNCEISGTIDFIFGYATALIQNSKILVRKPDANQQNIVVADGTQQKNMPTGVVLQNCEITADPTLFPERMVVKTYLARPWKAFSRAVFIENVIGDLIQPEAYIPWNPATEPNTQDCYFAEFGNTGPGSVANARAPFSKGLISREEAAQFTAEPWLQASTWLPATGIPYDASFTKA